Part of the Microbacterium sp. Clip185 genome is shown below.
GAACACCACGGTGGTCGCCCCAGGTGTCAACATCGCGACGATCGGCGATGGTTCTGACCCCGGGTCGTGGGATGTGTCGGGTCGTGCGACGGGAACGTCGTTGGCGACGCCGTTGGTGGCGGGGATTCTCGCGGCGGCGAAGCAGAAGTACCCCGATGCGACGGGCAATCAGTTGATTCAGTCGTTGGTCCGCAATACAGGTGTCGAGGATCACGAGGTGCAGTACAGCGACACCGGCGGTTACGGATACGGTGTGGCATCGCTCGGGCACACGCTCAGCAAGGACCCCACGCAGTACGAAGACATCAACCCCCTGATGTCCAAGGGCGTCGGGCCTACCCAGGGGCAGATTGACGAGGCGGCTGCGGCGTTGGCGTCGACGCCGACATCGGAGCAGCCGGGGCCTGGTGGCGTCGCGGCGTTCCTGCCGGTCGTCATCGGGGTCGGTGTGGGCGTGGTCGCACTGATTGTGGTGGGTGTGGTGGTGACGGTTGTGCTGGTGCGGCGGAGTCGTCGGCGGGTGGGGGCGTGATGGTGGTGTCGAGATCGCGTTGGGTGCGTGCTGGTGCGGTGGTCGCGGTGGGGCTTGTGGGGGTGCTGTTCGGTGCGGTTCCCGCGTCCGCTGCGGATGACGGGCAGTGGTGGTATTCGGCTTACGGCGTGGCCGATGTCCACGCGGAGGGGTGGACCGGCAAGGGCGTGAAGATCGCTGTCGTCGACACGCAGATCAATCCGGATCTGCCGGACTTTCAGGGTGCGGATCTGACGGTGGCTGAGGGGTCGGCGTGTGTCGGCAAGGATCCGTCGACGTCGGTTGCGAGTGCCGGGGCACAACACGGCTCTACCGTCACGGCGATGCTGATCGGCAACGGGACGGGCGTCGCGCAGACGAAGGGCATCGTTCCGGATGCATCCGTGACGTTCTACGGTGTGGGGGCGACCGCGGACTGTGACCCGCTGCCGGAGGTTGCGGAATCGAAGCTGACACCCATCATGTGGATGGTCAAACGAGCGGTAGACGACGGCGCGGACATCGTTTCAGTCTCGATGGTCACAGGTGAAGGCACGACTCCGGACGACCGAGTTCTCGCGGAGGCTGCGGCGAAGAAGGTCCCTGTGGTCGCGGGCAACCCGAACGATGTGTTTAAGGAGGGCGGCCTCCCCGCAGGACTGAACTCTGTCGTTGGGGTGAGTGCGGTTGACTCCGATCAGAAGCTTCCGATTGCCGCGCTGGGAGTAGAGAACGTTGTCACGAACACGACGGTGGTGGCTCCTGGTGTGAACATTGCGACGATCGGCGATGGTTCCGACCCGGGGTCGTGGGATGTGTCGGGGCGTGCGACGGGAACGTCGTTGGCGACGCCGCTGGTTGCGGGGATTCTCGCAGCGGCCAAGCAGAAGTATCCCGATGCGACAGGCAACCAACTGATTCAGTCGTTGACGCACAACACGGGTGCCGAGGATCACGAGCTCCAGTACAGCGACACCGACGGTTTCGGGTACGGTGTGGCGTCGCTGGGTCACGTGTTGAGCAAGGATCCGACGCAGTACGAAGACGTCAACCCGCTCCTGAACAAGGACGTCGGGCCAACGCAGGAGGACATCGATGAGGCGGCTGCGGCGTTGGCGTCGCCGCCAGCAACGGATCAGCCCTCGCCGGACGGGATCGGTGCTTTCCTGCCGGTGATCGTCGGGGTCGGTGTGGGTGTGGTGGTGCTGTTCGTGGCGGGTGTGGTGGTGACGGTTGTTCTGGTGCGGCGCAGTCGTCGGCGGGTGGGGTCGTGATGGTGGTGTCGCGGATGCGTTGGGTGCGTGCCAGTGCGGTGGTCGCGGTGGGGCTTGTGGGGGTCCTGGTGGGCGCGGTTCCCGCGTCCGCTGCGGATGGCGGGCAGTGGTGGTACGACATTTACGGTGTCGCGGACGTTCATGCGGAGGGGTGGACCGGTGCGGGCGTGAAGATCGCGGTGATCGATAGTCAGATCAATCCTGAGTTGCCGGATTTCGCGGGCGCAGACCTGACCGTCGCTCCAGGTGCGGCGTGCGAGGGCGCCGAGCCGTCAACGACGGACGCGAACGCAGAGTCGGAGCACGGGTCGACGGTGACGGCGATGCTCATCGGCAACGGAACGGGGGTTGCTGGCACGAAGGGCATCGTTCCGGATGCGTCGGTGACGTTCTACGGTCTGGGTGCGACGGG
Proteins encoded:
- a CDS encoding S8 family peptidase, with the translated sequence MVVSRSRWVRAGAVVAVGLVGVLFGAVPASAADDGQWWYSAYGVADVHAEGWTGKGVKIAVVDTQINPDLPDFQGADLTVAEGSACVGKDPSTSVASAGAQHGSTVTAMLIGNGTGVAQTKGIVPDASVTFYGVGATADCDPLPEVAESKLTPIMWMVKRAVDDGADIVSVSMVTGEGTTPDDRVLAEAAAKKVPVVAGNPNDVFKEGGLPAGLNSVVGVSAVDSDQKLPIAALGVENVVTNTTVVAPGVNIATIGDGSDPGSWDVSGRATGTSLATPLVAGILAAAKQKYPDATGNQLIQSLTHNTGAEDHELQYSDTDGFGYGVASLGHVLSKDPTQYEDVNPLLNKDVGPTQEDIDEAAAALASPPATDQPSPDGIGAFLPVIVGVGVGVVVLFVAGVVVTVVLVRRSRRRVGS